In Chiroxiphia lanceolata isolate bChiLan1 chromosome 9, bChiLan1.pri, whole genome shotgun sequence, one DNA window encodes the following:
- the HYI gene encoding putative hydroxypyruvate isomerase, translating to MALRFSANVSWLFPELPALPARLEAAAAAGFRAAEAAWPAGCPAQALRAAAERAGVRIALLNTPPGDPEAGELGLAAVPGREAAFREGLAAAVQYARAVGCHRIHVMAGRVPLGADRAAVAGEMETTFIENLRYAADLLAQENMIGLVEPINNRITDPRYYLNTPHQAAAILEKVGRPNLKLQLDLFHCQIMDGNLSHNLDTYFPLIGHIQIAQVPGRHEPDSPGELNFPYIFELLESLGYTGYVGCEYAPKGDTLEGLGWLRSYWESRGLQHGGTSKAAK from the exons ATGGCGCTGCGCTTCTCCGCCAACGTCTCGTGGCTGTTCCCGGAGCTCCCGGCGCTGCCGGCGCGGCTGGAAGCGGCGGCAGCCGCCGGTTTCAGGGCGGCGGAGGCGGCGTGGCCGGCGGGCTGCCCGGCCCAGGCGCtgcgggcggcggcggagcgggcggGGGTGCGGATCGCCCTCCTCAACACGCCCCCCG GGGACCCGGAGGCGGGCGAACTAGGGCTGGCGGCCGTGCCCGGGCGGGAGGCCGCGTTCCGGGAGGGCCTGGCGGCGGCCGTGCAGTACGCCAGGGCGGTGGGCTGCCACAG GATCCATGTGATGGCTGGGCGGGTTCCCCTGGGTGCAGACCGGGCTGCAGTGGCAGGTGAGATGGAAACCACCTTCATTGAGAATCTCAGATATGCTGCTGACCTCCTGGCCCAG GAAAACATGATTGGACTCGTGGAGCCTATTAACAACCGCATCACTGACCCTCGCTACTACCTGAACACCCCACACCAAG CTGCTGCCATCCTGGAGAAGGTGGGACGGCCCAACCTGAAGCTGCAGTTG gaCCTCTTTCACTGCCAGATCATGGATGGCAATTTGTCACACAACCTGGACACATACTTCCCACTCATCG GTCATATCCAGATTGCACAGGTGCCAGGACGGCACGAGCCCGACAGTCCTGGGGAGTTGAATTTCCCCTACATTTTTGAGCTCCTGGAGTCCCTTGGCTACACTGGCTATGTGGGGTGCGAGTATGCTCCCAAAG GAGACACCCTGGAAGGTCTGGGCTGGCTGCGCTCCTACTGGGAGAGCCGAGGGCTGCAGCATGGTGGGACCAGCAAGGCAGCCAAGTAA